One genomic window of Elaeis guineensis isolate ETL-2024a chromosome 2, EG11, whole genome shotgun sequence includes the following:
- the LOC105040991 gene encoding uncharacterized protein — protein sequence MDGHELWADPVSPKLSWIIGRSAPRKGILYLFPVSPFRPSATRTMAMVAGSYAAAAVVPISRGRSLARAAQRLLACPLLLQTREPFPLATLARSPSRGICQIAHALKPGADSLLQGVGDKNVAEAVKNILDMARRASSRREILHTDFLPPPAVKESMSALEKLSDIRAVAQGGYPQAERCRISVGHSDAMTTDPDVVAALSISGNFGFEACSHGDFLGAILGTGIVREKIGDILLQGEKGAQVLVVPELTEFLISALDKVRNVPVTCKQIPLLALEYEPPRTKSFKTVEASLRVDALASAGFKISRSKLVNLISAGDVRVNWSPVIKNGTVLKTGDIVSINGKGRLKIGEITTTRKGKYAVELIRYL from the exons ATGGATGGGCATGAATTGTGGGCCGACCCGGTCTCTCCCAAGCTATCGTGGATAATTGGTCGTTCAGCCCCAAGAAAAGGCATCCTTTATTTGTTCCCCGTTTCACCATTCCGGCCCAGCGCTACCCGCACAATGGCCATGGTCGCCGGGAGCTACGCCGCCGCCGCCGTAGTCCCAATCTCCCGTGGGCGTTCTCTGGCCAGAGCCGCCCAGCGACTACTCGCCTGCCCTCTCCTCCTGCAAACACGAGAGCCCTTTCCTCTTGCTACTCTCGCCCGCTCACCCTCCCGAG GGATATGCCAGATAGCTCATGCACTCAAGCCCGGAGCGGACTCGTTGCTTCAAGGGGTTGGTGACAAAAATGTCGCCGAGGCCGTGAAGAACATTCTTGATATG GCAAGACGGGCTTCATCAAGAAGAGAAATTCTCCATACAGACTTTCTTCCTCCGCCGGCAGTGAAAGAGTCGATGTCGGCACTAGAAAAGTTATCTGATATCAGAGCAGTAGCTCAGGGTGGTTACCCACAG GCTGAACGATGTCGCATTTCTGTTGGACATTCGGACGCCATGACGACAGACCCAGATGTGGTGGCTGCTTTGAG TATTTCAGGAAATTTTGGGTTTGAGGCTTGTTCTCATGGTGACTTCCTCGGCGCGATTCTTGGCACTGGGattgtaagagagaagattggagATATATTGTTGCAG GGAGAAAAGGGGGCTCAGGTCCTTGTTGTTCCAGAACTCACCGAATTTCTTATATCAGCACTGGATAAG GTTCGTAATGTTCCTGTCACCTGCAAACAAATACCATTGCTTGCTTTAGAGTATGAGCCACCAAG GACTAAGTCATTTAAAACTGTTGAAGCTTCATTAAGGGTTGATGCACTAGCTAGTGCAGGATTCAAGATATCACGTTCGAAACTTGTTAATTTGATCAG TGCTGGGGATGTGCGAGTCAATTGGTCGCCGGTGATAAAAAATGGAACGGTGCTCAAGACAGGAGATATTGTTTCCATCAATGGGAAAGGGCGGTTGAAG ATTGGGGAGATCACAACAACAAGAAAAGGAAAATATGCAGTTGAGTTGATTCGATATTTGTAG